A stretch of the Chanos chanos chromosome 1, fChaCha1.1, whole genome shotgun sequence genome encodes the following:
- the lrrc17 gene encoding leucine-rich repeat-containing protein 17, with product MRLFAALLVLLVLTVALAGKGGRSKGRNRIRGRGRGSRAGAVKRFAAECKEYVEDGKKVLDCQERQLTTIPLGWPDDIEHLLLARNKIRILRNDAFAQFRYLKSLDLQQNEISHIEEGAFNGLSQLSILLLQHNRLQLLTEEVLLPMPRLHHLRLHDNPWRCDCQLDSLVRTLQLPSNRNMGNFAKCAEPSALWGQKLKKVDLELMCPDLQGSSGARPQLPQQQGGSSRPRPPAIQRHPDATSLCHTYMSPKPLLDCKNRELKIVPPDIPGYIVKMDLSSNNITQLRPKEFLAAKELKLLNLSSNNLQQIDMAAFAGLLYLRELDLSNNSLHYFQYGVLEDLYFLRKLSLGNNLWMCDYNIHYLIYWLKHHPSVEYSGLVCSDPPEFRGWPVENYVKTYNAECPKDKQVAPQTDNDQGGTTVQELTADLEEEALPSPIRVHDKFEIIRLS from the exons ATGCGGCTCTTTGCAGCTCTGCTGGTCCTCCTTGTCCTTACTGTGGCACTGGCGGGTAAAGGAGGCCGCAGCAAAGGAAGAAACAGGATAAGGGGAAGGGGCCGGGGGAGCAGAGCTGGGGCTGTCAAGCGCTTTGCAGCTGAGTGCAAGGAGTATGTGGAGGATGGTAAGAAGGTCTTGGACTGCCAAGAGCGGCAGTTGACCACCATCCCTCTTGGTTGGCCTGATGACATTGAGCACCTCCTGCTGGCCCGCAACAAGATCCGTATTCTTCGCAACGATGCCTTTGCTCAGTTTCGTTATCTTAAGAGTCTAGATCTGCAGCAGAATGAGATCTCACACATTGAGGAAGGAGCCTTCAATGGCCTGAGTCAACTCTCAATCCTGCTGCTGCAACACAACCGCCTACAGCTCCTCACTGAGGAGGTGCTCTTGCCTATGCCCCGTCTACACCACTTGCGTCTTCATGACAACCCCTGGCGCTGTGACTGCCAGCTAGACAGTCTGGTGCGCACCTTGCAGTTGCCCAGCAACCGCAACATGGGCAACTTTGCAAAGTGTGCTGAACCATCTGCTCTTTGGGGGCAAAAGTTGAAAAAAGTTGATCTAGAGCTGATGTGTCCAGATCTGCAGGGATCCAGTGGAGCCAGGCCACAGCTTCCCCAACAGCAGGGAGGCAGCAGCCGACCGAGGCCCCCAGCCATACAGAGACACCCAGATGCTACCTCCCTGTGTCACACTTACATGAGCCCCAAACCACTGTTGGACTGCAAGAACAGAG AACTAAAGATTGTACCTCCTGATATCCCAGGATACATTGTGAAGATGGATCTGTCAAGTAACAACATCACACAGCTGAGGCCTAAGGAGTTCCTTGCAGCCAAGGAACTAAAGCTCTTAAACCTCAGCAGCAACAATCTACAGCAGATCGACATGG CTGCCTTTGCAGGTCTCCTCTATCTGCGAGAGCTGGACCTCTCCAACAACAGTCTGCATTACTTTCAGTACGGCGTGCTGGAGGACTTGTACTTCCTCAGGAAGCTCTCACTGGGCAACAACCTTTGGATGTGTGATTACAACATTCACTACCTGATCTACTGGCTGAAACACCACCCCAGTGTGGAGTACAGCGGCCTGGTGTGCAGTGATCCACCAGAGTTTCGTGGTTGGCCAGTGGAGAACTACGTCAAGACCTACAACGCTGAGTGCCCCAAGGACAAACAGGTAGCCCCGCAGACAGATAATGACCAGGGAGGAACCACTGTCCAGGAACTGACTGCTGATTTGGAGGAAGAAGCGTTGCCTAGTCCAATACGAGTCCATGACAAATTTGAGATCATACGTCTGAGTTAA